From one Mytilus edulis chromosome 1, xbMytEdul2.2, whole genome shotgun sequence genomic stretch:
- the LOC139507079 gene encoding uncharacterized protein: MSIEKSGSLSFYNYLCQKIGSEEVVKIRRLESTIRDIGDGRKFKITSGSKGEGLDFKSSDLDLMYMDTFPKVYQSQEEVVHDKRTTHLILKSEETPPCYTQLCILNHHGVKENMVIKTHLGYMLSSEQYKQYRRSRLPRIVPAKLLKIHGPCISDTQDRLDIAYCLKCDQWVSQAQPWVCRPRNAWPSTEIVSKIISCGVLIVPVGCKGSRNENLEWRISFSIPEKFLVFSFSHTQLLCYALLKILMKELVDKHEDLKGLLCSYFLKSLMFWISEETEPNLWQPDNIIPCFKACLQRLLYCARYSILSHYFIPDNNLFNSRFNVMNKDKLTTILKNLYEQGIACFIFFDTLQYCQKQSYKITESLNVNVNLVIQQSSSPMPYTTNIHLLCHLLYTYLHHSKTGLSKALFASQLSKTCPKFAQDNTDYPYNSENKHQYFKYKYDLSHLLIGLHSDAVSGWLKLASLFYVHKNYFASLSVIHYALQKTTDEKIYHYICKTTSFEIKPLQKHVLDLMKKEKLFIVLKALTINPVQFFTYSYIIPVDLQMKGIYIIHLHYPLAFGHFLNFLCYYHLQDITSCKYSLQKLESIIKSISLESYDLLCLPIFCGIAYRLMGKPDHARQMFQRAARLDYNNLTGAGSRLSNVI, translated from the coding sequence atgtCCATAGAGAAAAGTGGATCGCTGAGTTTTTACAATTATCTATGCCAAAAGATAGGATCTGAGGAAGTCGTGAAAATTAGAAGATTGGAATCAACTATTAGGGATATTGGAGATGGCAGAAAATTCAAGATAACTAGTGGAAGTAAAGGCGAAGGGCTTGATTTTAAAAGCAGTGATTTGGATTTAATGTATATGGATACTTTCCCAAAAGTGTATCAATCACAAGAGGAAGTTGTTCATGATAAACGAACAACTCACTTAATTTTGAAATCTGAGGAGACCCCACCATGTTATACACAATTATGTATCCTAAATCATCATGGAGTGAAGGAAAACATGGTGATAAAAACTCATCTCGGATATATGCTTTCGAGTGAACAGTATAAACAGTACCGTCGCTCGAGGCTTCCTCGTATAGTTCCAGCCAAGCTCTTGAAAATTCATGGTCCATGTATATCTGATACACAAGATAGACTCGATATAGCATATTGCCTTAAATGTGACCAATGGGTGTCACAAGCACAGCCTTGGGTTTGTAGACCACGTAACGCATGGCCTTCAACTGAAATCGTTTCCAAAATAATATCTTGTGGGGTGTTAATTGTTCCAGTTGGCTGCAAAGGATCAAGAAATGAAAATCTAGAATGGAGAATTTCATTTTCTATTCCAGAAAAGTTTCTTGTTTTTTCCTTCAGCCATACACAATTATTATGTTATGctcttttaaaaatcttaatgAAGGAATTAGTAGACAAACATGAAGATTTAAAAGGACTATTGTGTTCATACTTCTTAAAATCTCTGATGTTTTGGATTTCAGAAGAAACAGAGCCAAATTTATGGCAACCAGATAATATTATACCTTGTTTCAAAGCATGTTTACAAAGACTGTTGTACTGTGCAAGATATTCAATCTTGTCACATTATTTTATTCCTGATAATAACTTGTTCAACTCAAGGTTCAATGTTATGAACAAAGACAAATTAACCACCATACTCAAGAACTTATATGAACAAGGAATtgcttgtttcatattttttgaCACGCTGCAGTATTGTCAAAAACAATCATACAAAATCACTGAATCTTTAAACGTGAATGTCAATTTAGTTATACAACAATCATCTTCTCCTATGCCTTATACTACAAATATACATTTGCTTTGTCATCTTTTATATACTTATCTACATCATTCCAAAACTGGTTTATCTAAGGCTTTATTTGCTTcacaattatcaaaaacatgTCCGAAATTTGCTCAAGATAATACAGATTATCCATATAACTCCGAAAACAAACATCAATatttcaagtacaaatatgaTCTCAGTCATTTATTGATAGGGTTACACTCAGATGCAGTATCAGGATGGCTGAAGCTGGCTTCTCTCTTTTATGTTCACAAAAATTACTTTGCCTCATTAAGTGTAATACATTACGCATTGCAAAAAACTACAGATGAGAAAATTTATCATTATATCTGTAAAACAACCAGTTTTGAAATCAAACCCCTTCAAAAACATGTGCTGGATCTGATGAAAAAGGAAAAACTGTTCATAGTATTAAAAGCATTAACAATTAATCCTGTTCAATTTTTCACGTACTCGTACATAATTCCAGTAGATTTACAAATGAAAGGTATATACATCATACACCTCCATTATCCTTTAGCATTTGGACATTTCCTCAACTTTTTATGTTACTACCATCTACAAGATATAACATCATGCAAATATTCTTTACAAAAGCTTGAATCAATAATTAAAAGCATTTCACTTGAATCATATGACTTACTGTGTTTACCAATATTTTGTGGCATAGCGTACCGCTTAATGGGCAAACCAGACCATGCCAGACAAATGTTTCAACGAGCTGCTCGGCTTGATTATAATAATTTAACTGGTGCAGGATCGAGATTATCAAATGTCATCTGA